A genomic segment from Leopardus geoffroyi isolate Oge1 chromosome A2, O.geoffroyi_Oge1_pat1.0, whole genome shotgun sequence encodes:
- the LOC123607035 gene encoding LOW QUALITY PROTEIN: taste receptor type 2 member 143-like (The sequence of the model RefSeq protein was modified relative to this genomic sequence to represent the inferred CDS: inserted 1 base in 1 codon), protein MPSPALIFTVIFFLESLAAMLQNGFVVTVLGREWVRCRMLPASDVIVASLAASRFCLHGXAILNNLFTFFDFCSIMDYFSILWSFFNTLSSWLTAWLAVFYCVKTAIFSHPVFSWLRWRISQSVPRLLLGSLLIAGLVVISSTIGTTFPVQVTASQNSQGNRTLADRLQSHWRFFHPRAMLMWLIPFLLFLVSTLLLMCSLHRHLGQMRDHRLGPCDPSTQAHIMALKSLAFFLVFYTSCFLSLTVVTMKIATFQGHWCWAWEVVTYTGICLHSSILMLSSPKLRKALRTRLWRVLDKGGFISSYQYQ, encoded by the exons ATGCCCTCACCTGCATTGATCTTCACGGTCATCTTCTTCCTGGAGTCACTGGCTGCAATGTTGCAGAATGGCTTCGTGGTTACTGTGCTGGGCAGGGAGTGGGTGCGATGCCGGATGCTGCCCGCGAGTGACGTGATTGTGGCCTCCTTGGCCGCCTCCCGGTTCTGCCTGCATG TGGCCATCCTGAACAACCTCTTCACCTTCTTTGATTTTTGTTCCATAATGGACTATTTCAGCATCCTCTGGAGCTTCTTCAACActctctcttcctggctcacCGCCTGGCTTGCTGTCTTCTACTGTGTGAAGACCGCCATCTTCTCCCACCCTGTCTTCTCCTGGCTGAGGTGGAGGATTTCTCAGTCAGTGCCCAGGCTGCTGCTGGGCTCCCTGCTCATCGCTGGTCTGGTGGTCATCTCATCAACCATTGGGACTACATTTCCTGTGCAGGTGACTGCCTCCCAGAATTCCCAAGGAAACAGGACCCTGGCTGATAGACTACAGAGCCATTGGCGCTTTTTTCATCCTCGTGCAATGCTTATGTGGTTGATCCCATTCCTTCTGTTCTTGGTGTCCACGCTTTTGCTCATGTGCTCCCTGCATCGGCACTTGGGGCAGATGAGGGATCATAGACTGGGTCCATGTGATCCCAGCACCCAGGCTCACATCATGGCCCTGAAGTCACTTGccttctttcttgtcttctatACATCATGTTTTCTGTCCCTGACTGTCGTTACTATGAAAATCGCAACCTTCCAGGGTCACTGGTGCTGGGCCTGGGAAGTGGTGACCTACACAGGTATCTGTCTGCACTCCAGCATCCTGATGCTAAGCAGCCCCAAGCTGAGAAAGGCCCTGAGGACCAGGCTTTGGAGAGTTCTGGACAAAGGCGGGTTTATCTCAAGTTATCAGTATCAATAA
- the TAS2R60 gene encoding LOW QUALITY PROTEIN: taste receptor type 2 member 60 (The sequence of the model RefSeq protein was modified relative to this genomic sequence to represent the inferred CDS: inserted 5 bases in 5 codons; substituted 3 bases at 3 genomic stop codons) has translation MEVVGSPVTDKRAIILAIVLLFLCLVAAVSNGFITAALDVEWLLQRTLLPCDKLLVSLGASCLCLQXGVMRKTIYIFLYPEAFPSNLVLQFLAFWRDWPSYGSPPTXLSVFHCMKIATFTLPVFLWLKXKVSGLVAWMXVGLSNLSTILXFIGNQSLXQYFVSRRLQSGNAIENTVRPYEKFCFFCLKLVSWTVVTVVFLFGMXLVMSLERHTKKVCLSXCGFCEPIAQAHNQVLLALMSLSVLSTSCFLSPVLNAAGVFPFWDPSYWVWQAVIYLCSAVPITALEQPPAERCGGEGLLCRVLDIVSCD, from the exons ATGGAGGTGGTGG gaTCTCCAGTGACTGATAAGAGAGCCATCATCTTGGCTatcgttttattatttttgtgcctGGTGGCAGCAGTGAGCAATGGCTTCATCACTGCAGCTCTGGACGTGGAGTGGTTGCTACAGAGAACACTGTTACCTTGTGATAAATTATTAGTCAGCCTGGGGGCCTCTTGCCTCTGTCTGC TGGGTGTGATGAGGAAGaccatttatattttcctgtatCCAGAGGCCTTCCCATCCAACCTTGTACTGCAGTTCCTAGCCTTCTGGCGGGACTGGCCATCTTATGGTTCTCCACCTACCTAGCTCAGTGTCTTCCATTGCATGAAAATTGCAACCTTCACCCTCCCCGTCTTCCTCTGGCTAAAATAGAAAGTGTCTGGGTTGGTTGCATGGA CTGTAGGGCTCTCCAACTTGAGCACCATCT TTTTCATAGGCAACCAGAGCTTGTAACAGTACTTTGTAAGCAGAAGGTTGCAATCTGGGAATGCCATTGAGAATACCGTAAGACCATATGAGAAATTCTGCTTCTTCTGTTTAAAACTTGTTAGCTGGACAGTCGTTACCGTCGTCTTCCTTTTTGGCA GTTTGGTCATGTCTCTGGAAAGACACACTAAGAAGGTCTGCCTGT ATTGTGGCTTTTGTGAGCCCATTGCCCAGGCGCACAACCAAGTTCTCCTGGCTCTCATGTCCTTATCCGTCCTCTCCACCTCCTGTTTTCTGTCACCGGTGCTCAATGCTGCAggtgtttttccattttgggaCCCTAGCTACTGGGTGTGGCAGGCAGTGATTTATCTGTGCTCAGCAGTCCCCATCACTGCACTTGAGCAACCCCCGGCTGAGAGGTGTGGTGGAGAGGGGCTGCTGTGCAGGGTGCTGGACATCGTCAGTTGCGATTGA